One region of Microbacterium sufflavum genomic DNA includes:
- a CDS encoding DNA recombination protein RmuC: MDALTIVLLLVAVASGVALGWFLRASRGAADLARAQAELAAARDDRDRQYDLYRDAVEHGRAEQRAEALRVQQQNAVLQALAPVRESLQQMQSKVAAIEHERHEQFGTLAEQLRRAQESDEALRATTESLAGALKSTATRGVWGEAQLRRVVEAAGLTRHVDFDLQTTISSDRGQGRPDMVVRLAGGTSIAVDAKVPLDAYLEASALPVGDAHEAQRRAHLQKHVKAVRAHVDALAKKAYWSGLDASPEFVICFLPSESLLATAIDEDPTLLDYAFSRRVALASPVNLWAVLKTVAYTWTQQEVSTEARRLLTLGTQLYERLGTLAGHADDLRRALERTVDSYNRFAGSLESRVLVTARQFPGVDASALSAPPVVTADGRRFTAAELIGTGGAGPTVDAAPTSEAAAAVEPASTAVPVDSGVSRTASGAAEPAAPPGETPDLLDGLRADVGEVRRRLDEAQTSRHE; encoded by the coding sequence ATGGATGCGCTGACGATCGTTCTGCTCCTCGTGGCCGTGGCCTCGGGCGTCGCCCTGGGCTGGTTCCTGCGCGCGAGTCGGGGCGCCGCCGACCTCGCCCGTGCCCAGGCCGAGCTCGCGGCCGCCCGTGACGACCGCGACCGGCAGTACGACCTGTATCGCGACGCGGTCGAGCACGGCCGCGCGGAGCAGCGCGCCGAGGCGCTGCGTGTGCAGCAGCAGAACGCCGTGCTGCAGGCGCTCGCCCCGGTGCGCGAGAGTCTGCAGCAGATGCAGTCCAAGGTCGCGGCCATCGAGCACGAGCGGCACGAGCAGTTCGGCACCCTCGCGGAGCAGCTGCGGCGTGCGCAGGAGTCCGACGAGGCCCTGCGCGCGACCACGGAGTCGCTCGCCGGAGCGCTGAAGTCGACCGCGACGCGCGGGGTGTGGGGCGAAGCACAGCTGCGCCGGGTGGTGGAGGCCGCCGGGCTCACGCGCCACGTCGACTTCGATCTGCAGACCACGATCTCCTCGGACCGCGGGCAGGGGCGCCCCGACATGGTCGTGCGGCTCGCCGGCGGCACGTCGATCGCGGTCGACGCGAAGGTTCCGCTCGACGCCTACCTCGAGGCCTCGGCGCTGCCCGTTGGCGACGCGCACGAGGCGCAGCGTCGCGCACACCTCCAGAAGCACGTGAAGGCCGTGCGCGCACACGTCGACGCCCTGGCGAAGAAGGCGTACTGGTCGGGCCTCGACGCGAGTCCCGAGTTCGTGATCTGCTTCCTGCCGAGCGAGTCGCTGCTCGCGACGGCCATCGACGAAGACCCGACGCTGCTCGACTACGCCTTCAGCCGCCGTGTGGCCCTCGCCTCCCCCGTCAACCTGTGGGCCGTGCTGAAGACCGTCGCCTACACGTGGACGCAGCAGGAGGTGTCGACCGAAGCACGTCGTCTGCTGACCCTGGGCACGCAGCTGTACGAGCGCCTCGGCACGCTCGCCGGTCATGCCGACGATCTGCGCCGGGCGCTCGAGCGCACGGTCGACAGCTACAACCGGTTCGCGGGGTCCCTCGAGTCGCGTGTGCTCGTGACGGCGCGGCAGTTCCCCGGAGTGGACGCGTCCGCGCTCAGCGCTCCGCCCGTCGTCACAGCGGACGGTCGTCGCTTCACCGCGGCGGAGCTGATCGGCACCGGTGGGGCCGGGCCGACCGTCGATGCCGCGCCGACCTCCGAAGCCGCGGCGGCGGTCGAACCCGCATCCACGGCCGTGCCGGTGGACAGCGGCGTGTCACGCACGGCCTCCGGAGCAGCGGAGCCCGCGGCACCGCCGGGCGAGACCCCGGACCTCCTGGACGGCCTCAGGGCCGACGTCGGCGAGGTGCGACGACGCCTGGATGAGGCGCAGACGTCCCGCCACGAATGA
- a CDS encoding IclR family transcriptional regulator, with amino-acid sequence MSAAEAEPTLIGSVQRALRLVDIVANSPRPLPPKMLAAITGLTPGTTYNLVRTLVHEGYLSAEPDGLVLGTRFPAFQQQGDSRGVFLARVRAALRAVTEDLGATAYLSRFADGELHLVDIVDAERNPRVELWVGLHSSAHATALGKQILAELPDEERRDYLSRHRLEELTPRTISDRRTLLTQLEQSPGWAVDQEEYAIGATCVAVPVIAPGVTASLAISLPADQAVVDRRLVSRLQRSARNLSLQLGADALGSGQGDEFTI; translated from the coding sequence TTGAGCGCGGCGGAGGCGGAGCCGACCCTCATCGGGTCGGTGCAGCGCGCGCTCCGCCTCGTCGACATCGTCGCGAACTCCCCGCGACCGCTGCCGCCCAAGATGCTAGCCGCGATCACGGGTCTCACCCCCGGCACCACGTACAACCTGGTGCGTACGCTCGTGCACGAGGGCTACCTGAGCGCGGAGCCCGACGGCCTCGTGCTCGGCACCCGGTTTCCGGCGTTCCAGCAGCAGGGCGACTCGCGCGGCGTGTTCCTGGCCCGTGTGCGCGCAGCGCTCCGGGCGGTCACCGAGGACCTCGGCGCGACGGCCTATCTCTCGCGCTTCGCGGACGGCGAGCTGCATCTCGTGGACATCGTCGACGCGGAACGCAACCCCCGGGTCGAGCTGTGGGTCGGGCTGCACTCCAGCGCGCATGCCACGGCCCTCGGCAAGCAGATCCTGGCCGAGCTGCCCGACGAGGAGCGTCGCGACTACCTGTCGCGTCACCGCCTGGAGGAGCTCACCCCGCGGACCATCAGCGACCGGCGGACGCTGCTCACCCAGCTGGAGCAGTCGCCGGGCTGGGCTGTCGACCAGGAGGAGTACGCGATCGGCGCGACGTGCGTGGCGGTGCCGGTGATCGCCCCCGGGGTGACGGCCTCGCTCGCGATCTCGCTGCCGGCGGACCAGGCGGTGGTGGATCGCCGGCTCGTCTCCCGCCTGCAGCGCTCCGCCCGCAACCTGTCGCTGCAGCTCGGGGCCGACGCGCTCGGCAGCGGGCAGGGCGACGAGTTCACTATCTGA
- the glpX gene encoding class II fructose-bisphosphatase, with product MVSLTADLSPLRPDRNLAMELVRATEAAAIRAVPFIGRGAKEAADGAAVDAMRAFLGTVDFQGRVVIGEGEKDNAPMLFNGEVVGTGQGPLCDIAVDPIDGTSLTAAGRQNALSVIAVSDRDTMLDASSVFYMDKLVTGPAGVGVVDIRLPIGENIRRLAGALDKPVDEIVVSVLNRPRHEQLIQDIRDAGAGTRLMSDGDVAGGINAARHDARTDMCVGVGGSPEGIVTACAIKALGGHIQGRLWPRDDDERQRGIDAGLDMDRVYEADDLVRGNNTIFVATGVTDGQLVAGVRRERGYVYTESVVLRGASGTLRRIASEHLVSKWL from the coding sequence ATGGTGAGTCTGACTGCCGACCTGAGCCCGCTCCGTCCCGACCGCAACCTGGCGATGGAGCTCGTCCGCGCGACGGAGGCGGCAGCGATCCGCGCCGTGCCCTTCATCGGTCGCGGCGCGAAAGAGGCGGCCGACGGTGCCGCGGTCGACGCGATGCGCGCGTTCCTCGGCACGGTCGACTTCCAGGGCCGCGTGGTGATCGGCGAGGGGGAGAAGGACAACGCCCCGATGCTGTTCAACGGCGAGGTCGTGGGCACCGGGCAGGGCCCGCTGTGCGACATCGCGGTCGACCCCATCGACGGAACGTCCCTCACCGCCGCCGGACGACAGAACGCCCTCTCCGTGATCGCGGTGTCCGACCGCGACACGATGCTCGACGCGTCCAGCGTCTTCTACATGGACAAGCTCGTGACGGGACCGGCGGGCGTGGGCGTGGTCGACATCCGGCTCCCGATCGGCGAGAACATCCGCCGGCTCGCGGGCGCGCTCGACAAGCCGGTCGACGAGATCGTGGTGTCGGTGCTGAACCGTCCACGGCACGAGCAGCTGATCCAGGACATCCGCGACGCGGGCGCAGGCACCCGGCTGATGAGCGACGGCGATGTGGCCGGCGGGATCAACGCGGCCCGCCACGATGCGCGCACCGACATGTGCGTGGGCGTGGGCGGGAGCCCCGAGGGCATCGTCACCGCGTGCGCGATCAAGGCCCTCGGCGGTCACATCCAGGGGCGGCTGTGGCCGCGGGACGACGACGAGCGCCAGCGCGGGATCGACGCGGGACTCGACATGGACAGGGTGTACGAGGCGGACGACCTCGTGCGCGGCAACAACACGATCTTCGTGGCGACGGGCGTCACCGACGGACAGCTCGTGGCGGGGGTGCGCCGGGAGCGCGGCTACGTCTACACGGAGAGCGTCGTGCTGCGCGGGGCCTCGGGAACACTGCGCCGCATCGCCTCGGAGCACCTCGTGTCGAAGTGGCTGTGA
- a CDS encoding 4-hydroxy-3-methylbut-2-enyl diphosphate reductase, producing the protein MTSTAVHLPVPRLPRVRAAAGRLQDNPVPGRKRVLLAAPRGYCAGVDRAVVAVEKALERYGAPVYVRKQIVHNIHVVTELEAKGAIFVEEVDEVPEGAHVVFSAHGVSPAVVNAASDRGLHAIDATCPLVTKVHREAVRFARDDFEILLIGHDGHEEVEGTAGEAPDHVTVVNSPEEADTVQVKDPSKVVWLSQTTLSVDETMETVNRLRTRFPELHNPPSDDICYATQNRQVAIKKVAAGADLVIVVGSANSSNSVRLVEVALEYGAKAAYRVDYAEEIQQEWLDGVETVGVTSGASVPEVLVREVLDAIGHAGYRDVEEVRTAEEDLMFSLPKELRQDPSGQRDARALGGRASAGGGA; encoded by the coding sequence GTGACCTCGACAGCCGTGCATCTTCCCGTCCCCCGCCTTCCTCGCGTGCGTGCGGCGGCAGGGCGGCTTCAGGATAACCCGGTGCCAGGACGCAAGCGCGTGCTGCTCGCCGCGCCGCGCGGATACTGTGCCGGCGTGGACCGCGCGGTGGTGGCGGTGGAGAAGGCCCTCGAGCGCTACGGCGCCCCGGTCTATGTGCGCAAGCAGATCGTGCACAACATCCACGTGGTCACCGAGCTCGAGGCGAAGGGGGCGATCTTCGTCGAGGAGGTCGACGAGGTGCCCGAGGGAGCCCACGTCGTCTTCAGCGCGCACGGGGTCTCTCCCGCCGTGGTGAATGCCGCGTCCGACCGGGGACTGCACGCGATCGACGCGACCTGCCCGCTCGTGACGAAGGTGCACCGCGAGGCGGTGCGGTTCGCGCGCGACGACTTCGAGATCCTCCTGATCGGGCACGACGGGCACGAGGAGGTGGAGGGCACCGCGGGCGAGGCCCCCGACCACGTCACGGTCGTCAACTCTCCTGAGGAGGCCGACACCGTCCAGGTGAAGGACCCGTCGAAGGTGGTGTGGCTGTCGCAGACGACGCTCTCGGTCGACGAGACGATGGAGACCGTCAATCGTCTGCGCACCCGCTTCCCCGAGCTGCACAACCCGCCGTCCGACGACATCTGCTACGCCACTCAGAACCGCCAGGTCGCGATCAAGAAGGTCGCGGCGGGCGCGGATCTGGTGATCGTGGTCGGATCGGCCAACTCCTCCAACAGTGTGCGCCTGGTCGAGGTCGCGCTCGAGTATGGGGCGAAGGCGGCGTACCGGGTGGACTACGCCGAGGAGATCCAGCAGGAGTGGCTCGACGGCGTCGAGACCGTCGGCGTCACCAGCGGCGCCTCGGTGCCGGAGGTGCTGGTGCGCGAGGTGCTCGACGCGATCGGCCACGCGGGGTACCGCGACGTCGAGGAGGTGCGCACCGCGGAGGAGGACCTCATGTTCTCCCTGCCGAAGGAGCTGCGCCAGGACCCGTCCGGCCAGCGCGACGCCCGCGCCCTCGGAGGCCGTGCCTCCGCCGGAGGAGGCGCGTAG
- the fbaA gene encoding class II fructose-bisphosphate aldolase has translation MPVATPDQYAEMLDRAKAGGFAYPAFNVSSSQTINAVLQGLTEAGSDGIIQVTTGGADYFAGHTVKARATGALAFARYATEVAKNYPVTVALHTDHCPKDALAGFVEPLIAASEEEVKAGRNPIFQSHMWDGSAVPLAENIEIAKELLPRMKAINAILEVEIGVVGGEEDGVAHEGSNEALYTTFGDVDQAVQALGLGEQGRYIAALTFGNVHGVYKPGGVKLRPELLGEIQAEVAAKYNTGPKPLDLVFHGGSGSTDEEIALAVANGVVKMNIDTDTQYAYTRAIADYMFKNYDGVLKVDGEVGNKKQYDPRAWGKIAESAMAARVVESTRQLGSHGQSKS, from the coding sequence ATGCCCGTCGCCACCCCGGATCAGTACGCCGAAATGCTCGACCGCGCGAAGGCCGGCGGCTTCGCATACCCCGCGTTCAACGTGTCCAGCTCGCAGACCATCAACGCCGTCCTGCAGGGACTCACCGAGGCCGGCTCCGACGGCATCATCCAGGTCACCACGGGCGGTGCCGACTACTTCGCCGGTCACACGGTGAAGGCCCGCGCGACCGGCGCCCTCGCCTTCGCGCGCTACGCCACCGAGGTCGCCAAGAACTACCCGGTCACCGTCGCGCTGCACACCGACCACTGCCCGAAGGACGCCCTCGCCGGCTTCGTCGAGCCGCTGATCGCCGCCTCCGAGGAAGAGGTCAAGGCCGGCCGCAACCCGATCTTCCAGTCGCACATGTGGGACGGCTCGGCCGTGCCGCTGGCGGAGAACATCGAGATCGCCAAGGAGCTCCTCCCCCGCATGAAGGCGATCAACGCGATCCTCGAGGTCGAGATCGGCGTCGTCGGCGGCGAGGAGGACGGCGTCGCGCACGAGGGCTCGAACGAGGCGCTCTACACAACGTTCGGCGATGTCGACCAGGCCGTGCAGGCGCTGGGCCTCGGCGAGCAGGGCCGCTACATCGCCGCGCTCACGTTCGGCAACGTGCACGGCGTGTACAAGCCCGGCGGCGTGAAGCTGCGCCCCGAGCTGCTGGGCGAGATCCAGGCCGAGGTCGCCGCGAAGTACAACACCGGACCCAAGCCGCTCGACCTCGTCTTCCACGGCGGATCCGGCTCGACCGACGAGGAGATCGCGCTCGCGGTCGCCAACGGCGTCGTCAAGATGAACATCGACACCGACACCCAGTACGCCTACACCCGCGCGATCGCGGACTACATGTTCAAGAACTACGACGGCGTGCTGAAGGTCGACGGCGAGGTCGGCAATAAGAAGCAGTACGACCCCCGCGCCTGGGGCAAGATCGCCGAGTCGGCGATGGCCGCTCGCGTGGTCGAGTCGACGCGTCAGCTCGGTTCGCACGGTCAGTCGAAGAGCTGA
- a CDS encoding DUF6264 family protein yields MTDQRPRYGEIATPEEQRLARGLPLIDEAVPAPTAPAFPAPAHAPAPAVDAPRRRPVDRIVTIALLAYGLVNVVVTGLSYLDIGRVMNETMSILGIEGEFTNYAMGRPWGTIAAIVLVLGWCITAALSIRRLRRGRLTWWLPVVGAIVTVIVVSLCLAVPMMNDPAFLAYLEQTAGTVR; encoded by the coding sequence ATGACAGATCAGCGCCCGCGCTACGGTGAGATCGCGACGCCGGAGGAGCAGCGCCTGGCCCGCGGTCTGCCGCTCATCGACGAGGCCGTGCCGGCGCCCACGGCTCCGGCGTTCCCCGCCCCGGCACACGCGCCGGCCCCGGCGGTGGACGCCCCGCGCCGCCGGCCCGTCGACCGGATCGTGACCATCGCGCTGCTCGCCTACGGCCTCGTGAACGTCGTGGTGACCGGACTGTCCTACCTCGATATCGGCCGCGTCATGAACGAGACCATGTCGATCCTCGGGATCGAGGGGGAGTTCACCAACTACGCCATGGGTCGTCCCTGGGGGACGATCGCGGCGATCGTGCTGGTCCTGGGCTGGTGCATCACGGCGGCGCTGTCGATCCGGCGCCTCCGCCGTGGTCGCCTGACGTGGTGGCTGCCGGTCGTCGGCGCGATCGTGACGGTGATCGTGGTGTCGCTGTGCCTCGCCGTGCCGATGATGAACGACCCGGCCTTCCTCGCCTACCTGGAGCAGACGGCCGGCACCGTCCGCTGA